The nucleotide window CGATGCGTCCACATTTGATGACGATGCCTGGGACGACCTCCTCAACTACATAGAGGAGAAGCGGGTTATTCCAATTGTCGGGCCGGAACTGCTCTCCGTTGAAGCGGAGACAGGTCCTGTGAATCTTTACTCCTGGCTGGCGCCGCGCCTTGCGCAGCGGCTTGGTGTGCCGAATGAAGAGCTGCCACATTCGCCGACCCTGAACGATGTGGTCGTGCGGTTTCTGGCAAGGCGCGGGAGGCGCGAGGATGCGTATTCGCGGCTGCGAACGATCCTGCGTGAATCCTCCTTCCAGCCGTCGCCGGCGCTGCGGCAACTCGCGGAGATTACCGACTTTGATCTCTATATCTCGACAACGTTCGACACGCTGCTCGAGGATGCGATCAATACCGCGCGTTTTGGTGGTCAAAAGGGGGCGGACTCCATTGCCTATGCGCCGAACAAGGTCGCGGATCTCGCGTGTGAGCGCGATCAACTGAATCGTCCCACGGTTTATCAGCTTCTTGGCAAGCTCTCGGCCTCGCCGACCTATGTCTTGTCCGATGAGGACACGCTTGAGTTCATGTGCGCCTTGCAGAGCGACGCCTATTGCCCGGAGAAGCTCTTCGCCGCGCTGGCAGAAAATCACCTTTTGGTGCTTGGCGGTGGATTTCCCGATTGGCTCATGCGGCTCTTCCTCCGCCTGGCCAAACGCAGGCGCCTGTCGGATCCCCGCGATGTGGGTGAAGTGTTTGCCGACCGACTCGGCGTCTCGGAGGCGAGCCTCGTCTTTTTCCTCCGCAAGGTGAGCAGTCGCACCCAGGTCTATGCCGAAGGTGCGGAGGCGTTCGTCGCCGAGTTGCACCGCCGCTGGAGGAAACGGCAAGGTCTGTCCGGTGGCACGGTGGCGCCGATGGTGGCGTCCGCCGCACCGATGGAACCGAGGCGTTTCCTGGCACCGGCAAAGGAGATGCCCGAAGGCGCGGTGTTCATCAGCTACACCCGGGACGACCTGGCTGCCGTGCAACGCATCAAGTCAGGACTGGATGCGGCGGGCATCGTCACGTGGTTTGACATGGACCAGCTCGGAACGGGCGATGATTTTGACCGGAAGATCCAGCGGAACATCGCGCGCTGCTCCTTTTTCGTCCCCATCATTTCGGATGCGACGCAGCGACGCATCGAAGGCTATTTTCGACGCGAGTGGTCATGGGCAATCGAACGCACCCGCGGCATGGCTGAAGGCGCCGCGTTTATCCTCCCGGTGTGCATCGACCAGACGAGCGAGTCGTCCGCCCTCGTGCCCGACAAGTTCAAGCAGTACCATTGGACGCGCATGCCCGGCGGGGAGATCTCGGCTGATTTTGTGACCCGGCTTCGTGAATTGTTTGGACTCCACTCCTAACCCATGACTCCCCTGGCGAGCGATCTCGTGGATCGCGACCAACCCTGGCCTGGTCTTTCCACGTTTACCGAGGCGCATCGTGCGTACTTCTTTGGCCGTGACGAGGAGACGCGAGAATTGCTCCGCAAGGTGGAGCGGCGCACGCTGACGGTGCTTTTCGGGCAATCGGGCCTCGGCAAATCGTCGCTGCTGCAGGCGGGTGTCTTCCCGAAACTCCGCGAATCAGGCGTGTGGCCGATCTACGTACGACTTGACCATGGGGTGGAGGCGGCGCCGCTCGCGGAACAGATCAAGACCTTCGTGAGCGAAGCCACAGCCGAAGCTGGCACCTGGTCACGCCCTGGAAGTGCGACCCCGGGAGAGACGCTGTGGGAGTTCTTTCACCATCGCGATGACGTCTTGACGGGCAAGGATGGGAAGCCGGTTGTGCCCCTGCTCGTTTTTGATCAGTTCGAGGAAGTCTTTACTCTCGGTGCGACTTCGGAAGCGGCCCGGAAGCGGGCGGACGTCTTCATTGAGCAGTTTGCCGACCTGATCGAGAACCGGCCGCCGGCGGACTTCGATGCGCGTATTGATGCGGGCACTACAAACGGGGATGACTTTGACCACACCCGCGCAGATTACCGGATTCTAATTGCGCTCCGTGAGGATTACCTTCCGCACTTGGAAAGCCTGAAGCAGCGCATCCCGTCGCTCATGCAGAACCGCATGCGGCTGACGCGCCTGCGCGCAGAGAATGCGATGGAGGCGGTTCTGAAACCAGCTCCTGGCGTGGTGTCCGAAGATGTGGCTCGTTCGATTGTGGCTTATGTCGCCGGTCGAACAAACCTATCGGATGCGGAGGTGGAGCCCGCGCTCTTGAGCCTCGTTTGTCGCGAGCTCAACACGCGCCGCCTGGCGAAGGGGGAGGCTGTTATCAGTGCAGACCTCCTCGAAGGCTCGCGGGACATGATTCTCACGGAGTTCTACGAACGCTGCGTGGCGCCACATCCGCCTGCCATTCGGGAGTTCATCGAGGACGAACTCCTCACCGACTCGGGCTACCGTGAGAACATCGCACTGGAGCGCGCGCAGAAGGCCCTGCGGGAACGAGGCGCGGATGCGAAGGCACTGGACGCCCTCGTGGCCTCTCGCCTCCTGCGCATTGAGGAGCGGCTCGATCTGCGCCGCATCGAGCTGACACACGATGTTCTGTGCTCGGTCGTGCGTGCGAGCCGGGAGCAGCGGCGCCAGCGATTGGAGCAGGAGCGCCTCGCGGCGGAGTCACGGGCGCAGAAGAAGCGTCTCTGGTGGGCGAGGGGCGTGGCAGCGGGCTTGGTGGTGGTGATCGGCTTTGTGTCGCTGTTCGCGGTGCGGACGGTGCGGGAGAGGAACCAGGAGCGCATCCAGGCCGCACGCGTCGATCTGGAATTCTCCACCAGACAGCTGGAAAGCGGTCACACCCGCGAAGGTGTTGCGGCGTTGATTCGCGCCTATCGCGCGGATCCGGACAACCGAATCCTCTCGACCCGCCTGATTTCGGCTCTGGCGGAATCCAGTTTTCCAGTGGTCCAGGAGATCAGTGGAGTTCAGCTTCCTCCCTTGCGCCAAGTTTATGTGCTGGAGGCTTCGGACGAGGTTCTCGCCGTCGCCGACCAAGAAGTCCTGCTGCTCTCCGGTGCCGATTTTTCGATCAAGTGGCGCACGCCCATTTCAGGCAACTTGCATTTCATTCGGACCCCCAAGACCGAATCCAGCTTCGCGGTGTTGCAGTTCTCAGGCAAGGCTCAGGCCCTTGATCTCAAATCCGGAAAGCTGAATGTGCTGGCTCTCGAAGAGAACGAAAGTGCAGCACTTGTCGAAACGCTGCACAGCAGCCTCTCTCCTGACGGCAAGCTGTGGGCAATCAATTGCTGGAAGGGGAAGACAGCGCACAACACTCGGATCAAGGTATTTGATCTGACAGGTCGAATTGCCCCGCGTTACGTGGGAGGCGGGGACCTTTCGAACGTATCCGCGCTTGCCTTTAGCAATGACGCGACGTCGATTGGTGTCTCCGACTGGGACTTGGGGGTCACTGCATTCGACTGTGCAACTGGCGCACGGAAGGTACCCTGGTCGAAGACTCCGTCTGCGGCCTCCGTTGTGTGGTCCTATGACGGTGAGACCCTATTCGCACCGACGTGGCTCGGGATCACCGAGGTAGTAGCCGTCGATGGCTCGGGGCAGGCGAGCAGCACCAATGCCAATCTTGATACGAGGCTGCTTTCACCCCTCGCGGCACAACGCGGCGTGTTGGGTTGGGATGGGGGATTTAACCTGATCAGATATTCGTTACCAAAAGAAGGGCACCTCTCCGTAACCGGGACCATTGTGGCAGCCCAAGCGTTGACCCGGCTCGAGCTGGGAGGCGACGACGACACTGTTGTCGGAGTATCCGCTTCGAATGAATTGGGTGTGTGGCAATTTTCGACGGGGCGACCGCTATTCGAGCCCAACCTGCGAATTGCCGGAGACTTTGGTTTTTCCCTGGATGAACGCCACGCCCGGATTGTGCTCGCCCTCAGTAATGGTCTTCTTGCGACTCGCAGCCTTCTTGCTCAACCCCTTACTACGGCCCGCACCACTTTCAGGACAACCCGGTGGGAAGGTGTGCAGGTGCCTCCCGGCGTGTCGAGAGGCGACAGTGAAGAAGGACAGACTTTTTACGTGAGCGGGGGCGGGGAGTTCCGCAAGTATTCTGCTCAATCATTGAAGGAGATACCCAGCGTTGATTTGAAGGCCTTGAACCTGATTTCGGCGTTTGTTCATCCGGAATCGAACACAATGATCGGTTGGGATGAGGCCGCGACGGTGTATGCGATGAAGCGCAATTCCGACGGCACCATTGAACGGGTAACATTGATCCAGGATCTGAAAGTTCCAGGAACGAGCTGGAAGTTTCCGTTTAATAACCCCTATTGCCTGGTCTTTAACCGTACAGAAGTGCGCGTGTTCGACGTCACGCGCTTTGCCTTTGTCGGGGATGCGTTCGATTGCGGCGATTTGCAATGGGGGTGTGTTTCAATCGACAAAGGTGGCGAGCGTCTGGTTGCGGGAGGTGTCGGGCTGCGCGTCTGGGATGTGCCGGGGCGCAGGATCCTCTGGAAAAGGGAGACGGCCTATGTGCTGGGTGTGAGCATTTCACCGGATGGGCGAACAGTGGCAGCGGTCACCAGTGACCTCAAGCTGACTCTCTACCGCGCTTCGGATGGCACCCAAATCGGCGCTTCGCTAGTCCTTGGTCGCGGCGTGTTCAACGGCGGTAACACCCCTGAACCGCGATTTGATCCCGCGGGTCGCTATGTCGTCTGGGGCGGCAACGACGGCCATATCTTTGTGGTCACTACGGCGGATGCCGCTCCGGTCGAATTGCCGATACTCGCAAACCAGAAAGTCGGTGGCTTCGATTTTGTTCAAGGCGACTATCTTGCGGTGATTGAGTCCGGGCGCATTTCCGTCTGGGATGTCGTATCCGGAGTTCGAATACAGCAATTTGGCAAGGGACCCTATTGGTCCGGGTTCTTCTCTGACGACTGCAAGTGGGCGATTTCCTCGACTGTTTCGGGTCAGATTGAGGTGCGTGCCCTGCCTCCGTTATCCAATGCGCCGGCTCCTGAGTGGCTGATCGATCTAGCCCGCGGGATGAGCGGTTATGAGTACGGCGCCAAGGGGACGCTGGTGCCGGTATCGGACCCGTTCGACCTTCTTGAGCGGGTGCGGAAGCATCTGTCAACTGCGCATGCCTCCGACCCCCTGGCGCACTGGGCCCGCTGGCTGTTGAGCGACCCGCAGACGAGGCCCCTTTCCCCGAATTCCCTGATCACAGCCGCTGAGGCGACTCGCCTCGGCTGGACCTTGAGCGAATAACCCATTGCCATGGCTGATATCGTACCCGAACAAGTCGACCGGTCTCAGCCCTGGCCCGGGCTGGCAACATTTACCGAGGAGCATCGCGCGTTTTTCTTCGGTCGTGATGAGGAAACTCGCGAACTCCTGCGCAAAATCGAGCGGCGCACGCTCACCGTCCTCTTCGGCCAATCGGGTCTCGGCAAGTCGTCGCTGCTGCAGGCCGGCGTATTTCCGCGCCTGCGCGAGAGCGGCGTGTGGCCGATCTACGTACGGCTCGACCATGATCCGAGTGCGTCACCGCTTGCGGAGCAGATCAAGAGCTTCGTGCGTGAAGGGACGGCGGAGGCGGGCACGTGGTCAAAGCCGGGCAGCGCGATTCCAAGCGAGACGCTCTGGGAGTTCTTCCACCACCGCGACGACGTGCTGACGGGCAAGGACGGGCAGCCGCTTATACCGATGTTGGTTTTCGATCAGTTCGAAGAGCTATTCACCCTTGGCACCGCGAACGACGCGTCCCGTACACGCGCAGAAGACTTCATCGATCAGCTTTCCGATTTGATCGAGAACCGTCCTCCCGCCGACTTTGATGCACGTATCGATTCGGGCACTACAAACGGCGACGACTTTGACCACACCCGGGCGGATTACCGGATTTTGATCGCGCTCCGTGAGGATTACCTGCCGCACCTGGAGAGCTTGAAGCAGCGCATCCCGTCGCTTATGCAGAACCGCATGCGCCTCACCCGGCTTCGAGGGGAGAATGCGCTTGAGGCGGTGTTGAAGCCGGCGCCCGGTGTCGTATCGGAGGAAGTGGCTCGCTCGATCGTTGCTTATGTGGCGGGACGGGCTGACCTGGACCAGGCGGAGGTGGAGCCCGCCCTCTTGAGCCTCGTTTGTCGCGAACTTAACTCGCGCCGCCTCGCGAAGGGTGAGGCCGTTATCAGTGCGGACCTCTTGGAAGGGTCACGCGAAACGATTCTCACGGAGTTCTATGAACGCTGCGTCGCACCGCACCCGGCCGCGGTGCGCGAGTTTATCGAGGACGAGCTCCTCACCGACTCCGGCTACCGCGAGAACATCGCACTCGAACGCGCACACAAGGGCCTCGCCTCCCGCGGTGCCGAGCCAAAAGCGCTCGATGCGCTGGTCGCTTCGCGCCTCCTGCGTATTGAGGAGCGTCTCGATCTGCGCCGCATTGAGCTGACGCACGACGTTCTTTGCGCGGTTGTGCGGGCGAGCCGCGAAAAGCGGCGGCAGCGGATCGAGCAGGAGCACGAAGAGCAGCGGCGAATCGATGCGGAGGACGCGTTGGCGAGATCAAGAAATGAAGCAGCCGAGGCACGACGAGCATTGTTTAAGGCGCGAGCGATCGCAGCAGGCGCAGCGACACTGGCGCTGGTCGCAATCGCCGCGGCGGCTTGGGGTTACCTGAACATGCGTCGGGCGCAGAGAGCGGAAAAGCAGGCCCTCGCCGCTCAAGGCGAGGCGAACGCCGCTCGAGAGGCAGCAAACATCGCCCGTGACAAGGCAGAGGATGTGATGAGCTTCCTGCTCTCCGATATGCAGGGGAAGTTGGTGGACAATGGGGACCATCAGATGTCAGAATTAATGGTAAATGCGATGATCGGCTACTACGAAGGGTTGCCTGCCGGAATGATTGCAGGCGATTCGGAGCTTAATTTCGCCAGAGCATTGGCGTCAAAAGCACGGACCTCTTCTGTTACAGGCAAAGCGGCTGAGGCAGACGCGTTCGCCAATCGCGCTTATGCAATAATCAAGCAGCGTATTGATCGAGGAAATCTGACGGACAAAGAGCGACGTACAGCCAACTGGGTCTTCCTCGGTCAGTGGTGGGTTGCCATAGACAGGAATGATTTCGGCAAAGCAACGGCTGCAGCGTCGTCGGCGCGAGAAATTATGGAGCCTCTTGCCAAACGTGAAAATGCTCTGGCGAGTGACGTTGATAGCTATATCTGGCGGATGGCGACAACTGCGTTCAGTCTGCAGAGTTCTCGGCAATTCGGATCGGCGGAACCTTTGTTCGATCAGACTATCGCTGACGCAAAGAAGTTGGGCGGCGGAAATCCCGAAAATAGGGGTGTAACCTATTGCATGGCGGCGGTTTATAAGGGTCTATCGTACGTCTATAGCGGCACGGGTCGGGTGGCACAGGGAGCGCAGGCCGCGCGAGAGTCGATTAGACTTTTTGACGCCCTGGCCGCGCGCTGGCCGGAAGACATGACGATTATGTTCGAGAGGGGCTCCTCGAAATCAGCTTTAGGGTCGGCAGAGTGGACGCTTGGAAACCTTGAAGAGGCCAGGATCCAGTACTCTGCCGCCGCCACAGAATACACCCTCTATTTGGAGAAATCGCCAAACGATCACCGTGTTCGGATGTGGGCGCTTGATAATTCATCAAATGAAATCGACTTGGCATTACAAATCGGACACGTGGACGATGCCCTCCGCAGAATTGAAGAGGTAATTCGTGAGAATCGGGCGATGGTGGAGTCCAGCCAGCTTGCTGGTTCGATTGGTCGGGTGGCGTGGTCTGCGTTGGACACATATGCGCGGTTGGGAATGCGAGCGGATGCCGAACGCATGCTTGCCTTGGTTGGCGATTTTTGGGGGCGGATGCTTGATCTTGCGCCCGAAGCTTTTCGGGCAGGTTTCCCCTCAATACACGATGTGGTTGAGGCCTTGCGACTTTCCATGGAACTCGAATTGGGTACTGACCCAGGAGTCGTGCTCGAGCGGGCTGATAAGGCGCTTAAACGAGTCGCGGAATTGAACCCAAACACCAAACCATCTTTCGTTTGGGTGGAGTTAAACCAGGTGAGGGCTTTTGCCGCGTTGGGAGTCGGATCGGTCCGCGAATCGGAGGAAAGCGCGACGGAAGCTCTCCTCGGAATGGAGAGAGACGAGTGGTATCGGTCTTTGAACGACTACTCCGGCTCCCGTGACAGACTTCAGGCGGCTCGTATTGAAGCACAAGCGAGGCAGGGGCGCGTCGCGGAAGCAAAGGGAGGGCTTGCTCCTCTGCTTGAAAACTCAAGAGCCAGGGCTAGGGCGGTGCCCATGGATGTTTATCGATCCATGCGACTTCTGGATTTCCTGGTGGCGAAGGCGTGGACGCTTGAGCCGAGCGACGTTGGGACAAAGAACGCAATTCGCGCGGAAGTATCGCAGCTGGTCTCGGCGTTGCCGGACCGCGTCAAAAGCATGCCATTTTTCGCCAATCTTCAGACGCGTCTCGATGTCGCATTGAAGTGAGATTGCCCCGGGCCTACTCGAACGCCTCGGCGCGCTGGGCGTGGGCCTTTTCCAAGCTGCCGCAGACCAATTCGCAAAGCTTCGGAATGGACGGGTCGGTGATGGTGTAGAACACCTGCAGGCCCTGTTTGCGACGGCCGAGTATCCCGGCGTGCAGGAGGGTCTGGAGGTGGCGGGAGACGTTGGCCTGCGTCCCCCCAGTCGCCGCCACAAGCTCCGTGACGTTCCGTTCGCCCTCAAAAAGGGCCTGCAGCAGGCGCAGGCGCATGGGCTCGGACAGCACGCCGAAGCGGTGGGCAATCTGTTCGAGCGCCTTGGGTGGGAGGGCGGGCTTCCTGGGCATGCGGCAAAGGAAACGCACGGCTTGACATTGATCAAGCATATGCGTTTATACTCATAGAAAGATTAAGTTTTGTCCATGAAAATCGAAAATCTGATTCGTCTGCTCGCCGGTACTTTCGGCCTCCTTGGCTCCGCCCTCGCCTGGTTTGTCGATCCCCTCTGGGTGATTCTCCCTGCTTTCGTCGGCTTCAATCTGATCCAGTCGGTCTTTACCGGCTTTTGCCCTCCAAGCCTGGTGCTCCGCAAACTGGGTTGGGTCGATGGCGCCGGTGTCATACACTGGGGTGGCCGGAAATCCTGAGTAGCGGTCCGCAACGCGTAAACCCATCATGCCAACCCGAACCCTGTTGCCCCTCGTGCTCGCGCTGATTCTCAGTGCGTGCTCCAAACATGAAACACCTCGCCTGGTTTCAGATGCCATGCAGGTTCCAAAGGGGATCGAGCTCGCCGAGGTCCGCCAAGAGAGGGGTGAGGTCGAGGTATTTGGCACGGTGCGGTCGGTTCAGCGGGCATCGCTGGCGTTTCGGCTCATGGGGAACGTCAACTCAGTCGCCGCCGGCCTGGGAACGCAGGTGGCCGCGGGTGATGTGCTCGCGACGCTCCATTCCGCGGATCTCGAGGCGAAGCTCGCCCAGGCAAGCGCTGCCCTCAACACGGCGCAGCGGGATGCGGCACGCGAACGGGTCCTTGCCGAAAAGGGTGCCAGCACCGCCGAGTCCGTGCGCGCACTGGAAGACAGGTTGATGGTCGCTCAGGCATCGGTGCGGGAACTCGAGGCAATGCTCTCGTTTGCCACGCTCCGCGCCCCGTTATCAGGACGGATCGCCAGCCGAAGTGTGGAACCCGGTGACTTCGTCGGCGCGGGTCAGGTGGTTTTCAAACTCGAGGCAGGCGACCGCCTGGAGATCGAGGCCCCCATTCCGCTCTCACTCGCATCGTCCCTTGCAACCGGCGGCGAGCTTCGCGTGGTGATCGATGGGGCTACACTCACGGCCACCTTGCGCGAGCTATCGGCCGGTGCGGACGCAGTTTCCCGTACGCTTTCGATCAAAGCCGATTTGCCCGCAGGGACTCAAGCGACTCCGGGCACCTTCGCCCGGATCAGGTTGCAGGCGGCGGGGACCGAAAGGTTGCTCGTTCCGGCGTCGGCGCTCGAACGGGTTGGCCAACTGGACCGAGTGCTGGTGGTGGGGCAGGAGGGCACCGTCAGCCGGCGCCTGGTAAAGACAGGTCTTGCCCACGATGGCCAGGTGGAGGTGCTCGCTGGACTTCGCGTGGGCGAGCGGATTGTTCGCAATGCGGCCGCCTTTGGGCGCATCGGCGGTGAAAAACTCCAACAGACCGCCCAGCCATGAGCGACGCTCCCCATAATGAGAGCGGCCAGAAGACCGGCTTTGCCGGCCGAATGGCAGCCGCCTTCCTCGAGTCGAAGCTGACGCCGATCGTCGTGCTAGCTTCCCTTCTCCTCGGGCTGTTTGCCGTATGGCGCCTTCCCCGTGAAGAGGAGCCGCAGATCCAGGTGCCCATCGTGGATGTGTTTGCCTCGCTCCCCGGTGCCTCGCCGCAGGAGGTCGAGAACCGCCTCACCCGACCGCTGGAAAAGCTCTTCTGGGAAGTTCCGGACGTTGAATACCTCTATTCCGCGTCGGCCCCGGGCAATGCGCAGTGGATTGTGCGCTTCAAAGTGGGAACGCGCATCGAGGATGCCTTGATCCGGTTGCACCAGAAGGTGCAGGGCAACAGCGACCGAATGCCCATGGGCGCTTCCCAGCCGTTGCTGAAATCGCGAACCATCGACGATGTCCCGATCCTCGCGCTGACATTCCACAGCCGCACGGCCGACCACCTCACACTCAGGCGGGTCGTTGCCCAATTCGAGGATGTGGTGAAATCCGTGCCAGCCGTCGCCGAAACTACCCTGATTGGCGGTGTGAGGCGCGCACTCCGGGTCACGCTGCAACCCGCCTCGCTTGCCGCTCACGGTGTTACAGTCGGCGAGGTGGAGGCCGCGATTCGCTCCGCCAACGTGGCGCTCCAGTCCGGCTCCCGACCCGCAGGCAATGTGGAACGAGTCCTCGAGACGGGCGCATTTCTCCGCTCTGCCGACGACGTGGGCAGCGTGCTGGTTGCAGTGCGTCAGGGCGCGCCTGTGTTTGTGCGAGATCTGGCGTCAGTCGTCAATGGAGCCGAGGAGGCGTCCAACTATGTGTTCCACGCGACGGGAGGCAGCGGGGACCTTGAGCCTGCGGTCACCATGAGCGTGGCCAAACGTCCGGGTGCGAATGCCATTGATGTGGTGAATGCCGTGCTTGCCAAAGTGGAGGCCGCGAGGAGTGACTGGCTTCCGGATGACATCGAGATAACGGTCACGCGCGACTACGGACACACTGCGGCGGAGAAAAGCAATGAACTGCTCCTGCACATGGGTATCGCCGTTTTCGGCGTCGCGATCCTGATCCTTTTCTTCCTGGGCTGGCGCGAATCCCTCGT belongs to Opitutaceae bacterium and includes:
- a CDS encoding DUF2892 domain-containing protein; protein product: MKIENLIRLLAGTFGLLGSALAWFVDPLWVILPAFVGFNLIQSVFTGFCPPSLVLRKLGWVDGAGVIHWGGRKS
- a CDS encoding metalloregulator ArsR/SmtB family transcription factor, whose protein sequence is MPRKPALPPKALEQIAHRFGVLSEPMRLRLLQALFEGERNVTELVAATGGTQANVSRHLQTLLHAGILGRRKQGLQVFYTITDPSIPKLCELVCGSLEKAHAQRAEAFE
- a CDS encoding ATP-binding protein, whose translation is MADIVPEQVDRSQPWPGLATFTEEHRAFFFGRDEETRELLRKIERRTLTVLFGQSGLGKSSLLQAGVFPRLRESGVWPIYVRLDHDPSASPLAEQIKSFVREGTAEAGTWSKPGSAIPSETLWEFFHHRDDVLTGKDGQPLIPMLVFDQFEELFTLGTANDASRTRAEDFIDQLSDLIENRPPADFDARIDSGTTNGDDFDHTRADYRILIALREDYLPHLESLKQRIPSLMQNRMRLTRLRGENALEAVLKPAPGVVSEEVARSIVAYVAGRADLDQAEVEPALLSLVCRELNSRRLAKGEAVISADLLEGSRETILTEFYERCVAPHPAAVREFIEDELLTDSGYRENIALERAHKGLASRGAEPKALDALVASRLLRIEERLDLRRIELTHDVLCAVVRASREKRRQRIEQEHEEQRRIDAEDALARSRNEAAEARRALFKARAIAAGAATLALVAIAAAAWGYLNMRRAQRAEKQALAAQGEANAAREAANIARDKAEDVMSFLLSDMQGKLVDNGDHQMSELMVNAMIGYYEGLPAGMIAGDSELNFARALASKARTSSVTGKAAEADAFANRAYAIIKQRIDRGNLTDKERRTANWVFLGQWWVAIDRNDFGKATAAASSAREIMEPLAKRENALASDVDSYIWRMATTAFSLQSSRQFGSAEPLFDQTIADAKKLGGGNPENRGVTYCMAAVYKGLSYVYSGTGRVAQGAQAARESIRLFDALAARWPEDMTIMFERGSSKSALGSAEWTLGNLEEARIQYSAAATEYTLYLEKSPNDHRVRMWALDNSSNEIDLALQIGHVDDALRRIEEVIRENRAMVESSQLAGSIGRVAWSALDTYARLGMRADAERMLALVGDFWGRMLDLAPEAFRAGFPSIHDVVEALRLSMELELGTDPGVVLERADKALKRVAELNPNTKPSFVWVELNQVRAFAALGVGSVRESEESATEALLGMERDEWYRSLNDYSGSRDRLQAARIEAQARQGRVAEAKGGLAPLLENSRARARAVPMDVYRSMRLLDFLVAKAWTLEPSDVGTKNAIRAEVSQLVSALPDRVKSMPFFANLQTRLDVALK
- a CDS encoding efflux RND transporter periplasmic adaptor subunit, with translation MPTRTLLPLVLALILSACSKHETPRLVSDAMQVPKGIELAEVRQERGEVEVFGTVRSVQRASLAFRLMGNVNSVAAGLGTQVAAGDVLATLHSADLEAKLAQASAALNTAQRDAARERVLAEKGASTAESVRALEDRLMVAQASVRELEAMLSFATLRAPLSGRIASRSVEPGDFVGAGQVVFKLEAGDRLEIEAPIPLSLASSLATGGELRVVIDGATLTATLRELSAGADAVSRTLSIKADLPAGTQATPGTFARIRLQAAGTERLLVPASALERVGQLDRVLVVGQEGTVSRRLVKTGLAHDGQVEVLAGLRVGERIVRNAAAFGRIGGEKLQQTAQP
- a CDS encoding toll/interleukin-1 receptor domain-containing protein; the encoded protein is MSLSTSSVAPGVDASTFDDDAWDDLLNYIEEKRVIPIVGPELLSVEAETGPVNLYSWLAPRLAQRLGVPNEELPHSPTLNDVVVRFLARRGRREDAYSRLRTILRESSFQPSPALRQLAEITDFDLYISTTFDTLLEDAINTARFGGQKGADSIAYAPNKVADLACERDQLNRPTVYQLLGKLSASPTYVLSDEDTLEFMCALQSDAYCPEKLFAALAENHLLVLGGGFPDWLMRLFLRLAKRRRLSDPRDVGEVFADRLGVSEASLVFFLRKVSSRTQVYAEGAEAFVAELHRRWRKRQGLSGGTVAPMVASAAPMEPRRFLAPAKEMPEGAVFISYTRDDLAAVQRIKSGLDAAGIVTWFDMDQLGTGDDFDRKIQRNIARCSFFVPIISDATQRRIEGYFRREWSWAIERTRGMAEGAAFILPVCIDQTSESSALVPDKFKQYHWTRMPGGEISADFVTRLRELFGLHS